From Haliotis asinina isolate JCU_RB_2024 chromosome 8, JCU_Hal_asi_v2, whole genome shotgun sequence, a single genomic window includes:
- the LOC137295210 gene encoding uncharacterized protein, which yields MTFLGCTYLLCLHWCFTIVSSLVDWYTAVQAFSILGFVGINIVFIIVVLQVFTSKCEGVTDIGFWNAIQSIVSAVCYLLAVIVFGAEFDSGRYRSPIPSNYKHGELGYSFGLAIMALLLDGVAGVLMLVESKKGKGTSPVQS from the exons ATGAC CTTTCTGGGGTGTACGTATCTGCTTTGCCTTCACTGGTGTTTCACTATTGTCTCCTCTCTTGTAGATTGGTACACAGCTGTTCAGGCTTTCTCCATTCTGGGCTTCGTCGGCATCAACATCGTCTTCATCATCGTCGTGCTGCAGGTTTTCACGTCCAAGTGTGAAGGCGTTACCGACATCGGGTTCTGGAACGCTATACAGAGTATTGTCTCAG CTGTATGTTACCTTCTAGCGGTGATCGTGTTTGGAGCTGAGTTTGACAGCGGTAGATACCGTTCCCCGATACCAAGTAACTACAAGCACGGGGAGCTCGGGTACAGCTTCGGCCTGGCCATCATGGCTCTGTTACTGGACGGCGTGGCCGGGGTGCTGATGCTGGTGGAGAGCAAGAAGGGCAAGGGAACATCGCCGGTGCAGAGCTGA
- the LOC137295211 gene encoding uncharacterized protein, whose translation MSKLLSDIYQNVKACVRNNTEVSATFDVNIGVRQGCVLSPFLFSFFINELAVQIERNCSHGIQLHPDMFYLFLLLFADDIVLISSTINGLQKQINELETYCQNYCLSVNMNKTKIIAFKKGGKLSKKEIWYYKGNVVERTTSYKYLGVYFTNILSWSTHTKYASVQARKALIGILRNLRVLGDINLASFFRIFDTKISPILLYGAEIWGLKYFDCIEKVHLFACKTFLGVKMSTPDVMVYGECGRFPLHIFQQTRVIKYWIKLLNMSSHRLPKKCYEMMLLLHENGKQNWVSEVKNLLFSTGFHNLWYDQKVFAPSLFLNTFTQRLKDIYQQKWLGIVSLSTKCKYYSTLKTHIYTEGYLSCVNVKKFRTALSRFRCSSHDLLIEKGRFMNIKREDRLCKCCTNNAIEDEYHFLLVCPAFDTLRRKYMKEYYFVHPSIAKFSSLLTCSNEKVIQNIAIFIHKAMLSRQFFYK comes from the coding sequence ATGAGTAAGTTATTAAGTGATATATATCAAAATGTGAAAGCCTGTGTTAGAAACAACACCGAGGTGTCTgcaacattcgatgtaaacatTGGAGTTAGGCAAGGCTGCGTACTCAGCCCGTTCCTGTTCTCTTTTTTCATAAACGAGCTAGCGGTACAGATTGAGCGAAATTGCTCACATGGTATCCAGTTGCATCCCGATATGTTCTATCTTTTCCTCTTattatttgcagatgacattgtTCTCATTTCTAGCACTATAAACGGCCTACAGAAGCAGATAAACGAATTAGAAACCTATTGCCAAAATTATTGTCTAAgtgtaaacatgaataaaacaaaaataattgcaTTCAAGAAAGGAGGTAAACTATCGAAAaaggaaatatggtattataAGGGTAATGTCGTAGAAAGAACTACATCATACAAATACCTTGgagtatattttacaaacattctGTCATGGTCGACACACACAAAATACGCATCTGTGCAAGCACGTAAGGCTCTAATCGGTATATTAAGAAACCTGAGAGTATTAGGAGATATAAATCTAGCATCcttttttagaatatttgacaCCAAAATCAGTCCGATTTTACTTTATGGTGCCGAAATTTGGGGCTTGAAATACTTTGATTGTATAGAAAAAGTTCACCTATTTGCTTGTAAAACATTTCTCGGAGTAAAGATGAGCACACCAGACGTTatggtatatggagaatgtggcAGGTTTCCCCTccacatattccagcaaactAGAGTGATCAAATATTGGATAAAGTTATTAAACATGTCATCACACCGTTTACccaaaaaatgttatgaaatgatgTTATTGTTGCATGAAAACGGTAAGCAGAACTGGGTATCAGAAGTAAAAAACCTACTCTTCTCAACTGGATTCCATAACCTATGGTATGATCAAAAAGTGTTCGCCCCATCACTGTTTTTaaacacattcacacaaagATTAAAAGACATATATCAACAAAAGTGGTTGGGAATTGTTTCATTATCAACAAAGTGTAAGTATTACTCAACACTAAAAACCCACATTTATACTGAAGGTTATCTATCATGTGTAAATGTTAAGAAATTCAGAACAGCATTATCACGTTTTCGTTGCTCATCCCatgatttattgattgaaaaggggagatttatgaatataaaaagaGAAGATAGACTATGTAAATGTTGCACTAACAATGCAATAGAAGACGAATATCATTTCCTTCTTGTCTGTCCAGCATTTGATACACTACgtagaaaatatatgaaagaatactattttGTACATCCATCGATTGCCAAATTCTCTTCACTGTTGACGTGTTCAAATGAAAAGGTAatccaaaatattgcaatttttaTTCACAAAGCTATGCTATCCAGACAATTCTTCTATAAATGA
- the LOC137294414 gene encoding uncharacterized protein, whose translation MGIKDSFMGASVLMKVCFLLLLVAQVCNYIAFTIPQWGKRYTAPIGDFFDGYGLWRVCSNAQVPQPCGQLDGTRLDWYAAVQAMSVFGFVGINVAFLVVTLQIFSSVCKGVSDLGFWNALCCFVTGACYLVAVIIFGTNFDDGFFNYVSGVIFREGELGFSFGFAIVALVLEIVAGVLILLDGKGVTVTSPS comes from the exons ATGGGAATAAAGGATAGCTTCATGGGAGCATCCGTGTTGATGAAGGTGTGCtttctgctgctgctggtggCACAGGTGTGCAACTACATCGCCTTTACCATCCCGCAGTGGGGGAAGAGGTATACGGCCCCAATTGGAGACTTCTTCGATGGATATGGGCTGTGGAGGGTGTGTAGCAACGCTCAAGTCCCCCAGCCATGCGGTCAGTTGGATGGAACCAGGCTAG ACTGGTACGCCGCTGTGCAGGCTATGTCAGTGTTCGGCTTTGTCGGTATCAACGTGGCGTTCCTTGTGGTGACTCTGCAGATATTTTCTTCCGTGTGCAAAGGAGTCAGTGACCTCGGCTTCTGGAACGCCCTCTGCTGCTTCGTAACTG GTGCGTGTTACCTGGTGGCTGTGATTATCTTCGGGACGAACTTTGACGACGGCTTCTTCAACTACGTTAGCGGGGTGATCTTCCGGGAGGGAGAGTTGGGCTTCAGTTTCGGATTCGCTATTGTCGCTCTGGTCCTGGAGATTGTGGCGGGAGTTCTTATCTTGCTGGACGGAAAGGGAGTCACAGTGACGTCACCGTCTTAA